Part of the Streptomyces sp. HSG2 genome, CCATCGCGTACTTGGCGACGAGGGTGTGGCCGTAGGGGGCCTCGTAGCCGAGCGGGCCCTGGGCGCCGAAGTCGTGCGCCGCGGGGCGCAGTCCGGCCCGAATGTCGGCGCGGGCGGTCGAGCCGTAGGCCAGCAGCACCACTCGCGCGTGTCCCGCCGCGATGGCGTCCGCCGCGTGCGCGGCCATCACCTCCCAGGTGGATCCACCGACCGACGTGGAATCCACCCAGGTGGGACGGAGTCCGAGATGCGCGGCCACCTCCGCGGGGGCGAGGGTTCCCAGGCCGGCGGAGGCGAATCCGTCGACGTCCGACGGGTCCAGCCCGGCGTCCGCCAGTGCGCGGCGGGCCGCCTGGGCGTGCAGGGCGTACGCGGTGGTGCCGTCGAGTCGGCCGCAGTCGGCGAGCGCGGCGCCGACGACGGCCGAGCGGCGGGAGGGGTGGCGCCCGCCGCCGCTCGGGGTGACAGCGCTCATGCGAACTGACGGTATATCAGAGACGGCTCTCGGGGGAGGGGCGGGGGCGGGCGGGACGTGGGCGACTGCCCCGAACGGCGACGGGCGGCGGTGCTCCCAAGGCACGCCTCGGGAGCACCGCCGCCCGGATGACAGGACGCGTGGCGGAGGGGAGGGCCGGTCGCCGCCCGGCGCGCTCTAGCGCGTCGGCTTCCGCCCGGTGACCCCTAGGTGGACCAGGAGCGCCAGGTTCGGCTTCAGCTCGGCCTGCTTCACGCCCCATGAGGTGAAGCCCTTCTGGTGCGAGGCGACGGCGGCGAGCATGGCGACGAGGGAGCCCGCGACGGCCGCCGGGTTCACCGACTTGTCGACGCGGCCCTTGGCCTGGAGCTCGGCGACGGAGTCGGCGAGCGAGTTGTTCACCGAGTTGAGGATCTTCATCCGGAGCTTGTAGAAGCGCTTGTCGCCCTCGGCGGCGCCGAGGTCGACCACGCGGAGAATGGCCTCGTTGCGCTTCCAGAAGTCCATGAACCCGTCGACGAGGTCCTGGGCGGTCTCCCACCCCGCCTTGCCGGACCAGGACCGGCCCTCCAGCAGTTCGGTGAGACCGGCGCCCTCGGCGGCCATGTCCCCGGCGATCTCCAGTACCGCGCCCTCGACGTCCGGGAAGTACTGGTAGAACGTCGCCGGCGACGTGCCCGCCCGACGGGCGACATCGATGACCTTGACGTCCCGGTAGGGGGAGGATCCGAGCATCTCGCTGAGGCAGTCGAGCAGCTTCTGCCGGGTCGCCTGCCCACGTCGACCGGCCACGCGGCCGTCGACGGTACGCACTTGTCCTGTCATGCCGTCAGCTTACCGACGGGCCGGGGGAGCGCTATTCGGCCGACTGCAAATGGGGTGCCCGGCCTTTCCGGGCCCGGGCGCGCTCGGTCTGCGCGGCGGGTGGGAGGGGGCTACGTTGGCGACATGGCCGAGAACTGGGCATCCGCGGATCCGGAGGGCGCGCCCTGCTGGGTCGAGGCGCAGATCCCCGACGTCGAGGCGGGCAAGCGGTTCTACGGAGCCCTCTTCGGCTGGTCGTTCGGCGCCACCGACCACGGGGGCTGGTGGGCCCGGCTGGGCGGCGCGCCGGTGGCCGCGCTGACCGGCAAGACGGACGGCAGGATGCCGACCGCGTGGACGGTGTATCTGCGCACCCCGGACGCCGTGGCGCTGGTCGGGCGGGTCCGGGACCGGGGTGGGCGGGTGGTCGTGCCGCCGCGCTCCGTGCCGGGCCTCGGTGGGGCGGCGCTCGTGGCGGATCCGCAGGGCGCGGTGTTCGGCCTGTGGCAGCCCGCCGGGCATCCGGGGTTCGCGCGCGGTGGGGAGCCGGGTGCCTTCGGTTGGGCCGAGCTGTACACGACGGACACGGAGGCCGCCGACGCCTTCTACGGCGGTCTCTTCCCCGCCGCCCTGTTCGGGTCGGGCGTCGACCCCTGCCTGGGGCGCGTCGCCCTCTCCGAGGTATTCCCCGAGGAGATGCCGGCGCACTTCCTGGTCCACTTCGAGGTCGCGGACGGCGAGGCGGCGCTGGCCGCTGTCACCCGGCTCGGCGGACGGGTGCGGGTGCCGCCCTTCGAGACGTCGTACGGGGGAGTGGCGGTGGTCGCCGACGACCAGGGGGCGTCGTTCGCCCTGCTGCAGCGCTGATCGACCCAGGTCTTTCGAGAGCATATGGCACCGGACACCCTCTTTGTCGCATGGTTCGCCAGCGGGGGCCCGGCCAGGAACAATCGGGGTGCGTGCCGCTCGGGCGGCGCGGCGGTGAGAGGCTGCACGGGGCCGCGTACCCGGGTGGGCGCGTGCTCGTACGGGGAGGTGGCAGGCAAGTGGTGGATCAGCTGACGCAGCAGGACCCGCGGCGGATCGGGCCGTTCGAGGTGCTGGGGCGGCTCGGGGCCGGTGGGATGGGGTTGGTGTATCTCGCGCGGTCGGCGTCCGGCCGACGGGTGGCCATCAAGACGGTTCGGACGGAGCTCGCCGAGGACCAGCTGTTCCGGGTCCGCTTCACCCGGGAGGTGGAGGCGGCTCGCGCTGTCTCCGGCTTCTACACGGCGGCCGTCGTCGACGCCGATCCGCGTGCCGCCGTGCCGTGGCTGGCCACCGCCTACGTCCCGGCGCCCTCCCTGGAGGAGATAGTGCACGAGCACGGGCCGCTCCCGGCGCGGGCGGTGCGCTGGCTCGCGGCGGGCGTCGCCGAGGCGTTGCACTCGATCCACGGGGCCGGGCTGGTCCATCGGGATCTGAAGCCCTCCAACGTGCTCGTCGTCGAGGACGGTCCTCGGGTGATCGACTTCGGTATCGCCTCCGGGGTCTCGAACACTCGGCTGACGATGACGAACGTCGCTGTCGGCACCCCCGCCTACATGTCACCCGAACAGGCGAAGGACTCCCGTAGCGTCACCGGGGCGAGCGACGTGTTCTCGTTGGGCTCGACGCTCGTCTTCGCCGCCACCGGGCATGCCCCGTTCCACGGCGCCAATCCGGTGGAGACCGTCTTCATGCTGCTCAGGGAGGGCCCGGACCTGACCGGCCTGCCCGACGAACTGCGTCCACTGATCGACGCCTGCATGCGGATGGAGGCGCTGGGCCGGCCCACACCCGCCGACCTCCAGTCGCAGCTCGCCCCACACCTCTTCGGATCGGGGGACGACGACAGCGGCACGGCGTCGGCCTGGCTGCCCGAGCGGGCGGTCGGGCTGATCGAGGCCCGCCGCAACGGCCGTCCGCCGACCCGGCCCGTCACCGGGCACGGACGGGCCCGGACGGGCCGTGGAACCGCCCCGCGTCCCACCGTCCCGCCGCCTCCGGCGCACGCCCCGGTCGCGCCTCGGCCGGTGCCGGTCGGCGGGGGCGGCGATCCGGTGCGGCTGGCGGGGGCCGCCGTGCCGATCGGCCCCGGGCCCCTGGTGGCCGAGGTGCGTGCCGCCGCCGTGCGGACGCCCCCGGCGGACATCGCCCTGGCGGGGTCCTGGTCGGGCCCCCGCTCCGGGACGGCCTCCGCGCCGCCCTCGCCCGCCAACCCGCCCGAGGCGCCCGCCCCGGAGGCGGCGGCGGGTGGCTGGCGGCCGTGGCGCTTCCGGATGTCCAACGACGTCTGGGGCACCCCGGCCGTCTCCGACGACCTCGTCTACGTCACCTCCTTCGAGGTGCACGCCCTGGACACGGGGACCGGCCGGCGCCGCTTCAAGACCCGTGACGTCGCGTGGTCGCTGTCGGTGGCCGACGGCCGCGTCCACGCCTCCGACGGGCCGACGCTCTACGCCCTGGACGCGAGGGAGGGCACCGACCTGTGGCGGTGCCGGGCGGACGCCTGGGTGTACTCGCTGCGCTCCGGTCGGGGCACGGTCCTGACCGGCTCACGCGGCGGCGGGGTCCAGGCGTGGGACGCCGCCGCCGGTCGGAAGCTGTGGGAGGTGACGGGGGCGCAGACCGACTTCGAGTCCCCGGAGGCCGGTCCGGCCCTCCACGACGACGTGGCCTACCTGCGCCAGGACTCGCGGTTGCGTGCGCTGGACGCCCGCACCGGAGAGGAGCGCTGGTCCTACCCGGTGGGCGACGCCGCCGCCTGCGGGGGCGTCCCCGTGCGGGTGGCGCACGGCTCCGACGGCCGCGCCTATGTCTGCGCGGGGACGCGGGTCGTGTCGCTGGACGTGGCGACCGGCCGGGTGGAGTGGACGTTCGAGGCGCCCGCCGCCTTCCTCTCGCCGCCGACGCCGGTGCCGGCCGTCGCCGGCGGTGGCGTCTACCTCGCCGACCACCTCGGCACCGTCTACGCCCTCGACGCCGCCGACGGCCGGGACCGTTGGCGCATCGCCACCGAGGCCCGCTCGTCCGTCGAGCCGGTGCTGGTCGCGGCGGGCCACGTCCATGTCGGCAGCGGCCGGGGTCTGTACACGCTGGACGCGGTCACCGGCACCCCGAAGTGGCGTTTCCAGGTGGGTGGCGAGATCGCCGGCGGCCCCGCCGTGGCGGAGGGGCGCATCCACTTCGGCTCCACCGACCACCTGCTGTACACGCTCAAGGCGGACGACGGCCGGCTCAAGTGGAAGCTGGCCACAGGCGGTGAGATCACCGGGTCGCCGGTGGTCCGCGACGGCGTCGTCTACGCGTGCAGCAAGGACCGCTGCGTCTACGCGCTGGACGCGGAGCGTGGCACCGGGACGGCCCGCGCGAGCTGACGCCGGGTCGGGCGCCGTCGCCGCGCGGGCCGACCGGTCACCGTACGCGGTGCCGCCGCCGTCGGCGTTCGGCGAACAGCCGGGCCTGGTCCTCGGCGGGCAGGTTGCCGAGGGCGATCAGGTGGGGCGCCTGAGCGAACGCCGCGTCCCGCACCGCCTCCCTGGTGGCCCACAGCGCCCGCACCGTCCCCTGGACGGCGGCCGGCGGGGACTCGGCCAGGACCCGGGCGCGGTCGACGGCGGCGTCCACCGCCCGGCCGGGTGCGGTCAGCTCCGACACCAGCCCGACGTGGTGCGCCCTCGGGGCCGAGAGGCGCTCCGCGGTGCCCATGAGCATCATCCGGGCGGCCTCGCCGTAGGGCATGCGCAGCGCCGCCAGCATCGCCTCGTACGCCGCGACCATGCCGTATGTGGTGTGCGGGTCGAAGAAGACGGCGGTGGTGTCCGCCACCACGAACTCCACCTCGCCCAGCAGGTAGAAGGCCCCTCCGCAGGCCATGCCGGAGACGGCGGCGACGACCGGCTTCCACAGGTCGTTGGACTTGGGGCCGATCCGCAGGAGGGGGTCGTCCTGCATGTACGGGGACGCGGGCTGGGGCACCCGGGCGTCCCGGTCGAAGCCGGTGCAGAACGCCCGGTCGCCGCTTCCGGTCAGCACCACGGCCCGCACCCGGTCGT contains:
- a CDS encoding PQQ-binding-like beta-propeller repeat protein; protein product: MVDQLTQQDPRRIGPFEVLGRLGAGGMGLVYLARSASGRRVAIKTVRTELAEDQLFRVRFTREVEAARAVSGFYTAAVVDADPRAAVPWLATAYVPAPSLEEIVHEHGPLPARAVRWLAAGVAEALHSIHGAGLVHRDLKPSNVLVVEDGPRVIDFGIASGVSNTRLTMTNVAVGTPAYMSPEQAKDSRSVTGASDVFSLGSTLVFAATGHAPFHGANPVETVFMLLREGPDLTGLPDELRPLIDACMRMEALGRPTPADLQSQLAPHLFGSGDDDSGTASAWLPERAVGLIEARRNGRPPTRPVTGHGRARTGRGTAPRPTVPPPPAHAPVAPRPVPVGGGGDPVRLAGAAVPIGPGPLVAEVRAAAVRTPPADIALAGSWSGPRSGTASAPPSPANPPEAPAPEAAAGGWRPWRFRMSNDVWGTPAVSDDLVYVTSFEVHALDTGTGRRRFKTRDVAWSLSVADGRVHASDGPTLYALDAREGTDLWRCRADAWVYSLRSGRGTVLTGSRGGGVQAWDAAAGRKLWEVTGAQTDFESPEAGPALHDDVAYLRQDSRLRALDARTGEERWSYPVGDAAACGGVPVRVAHGSDGRAYVCAGTRVVSLDVATGRVEWTFEAPAAFLSPPTPVPAVAGGGVYLADHLGTVYALDAADGRDRWRIATEARSSVEPVLVAAGHVHVGSGRGLYTLDAVTGTPKWRFQVGGEIAGGPAVAEGRIHFGSTDHLLYTLKADDGRLKWKLATGGEITGSPVVRDGVVYACSKDRCVYALDAERGTGTARAS
- a CDS encoding enoyl-CoA hydratase/isomerase family protein, whose product is MDAGGELTAIRSEVDVDTGVAVVTLDRPARLNAVDLAMAEELERVWRAFRHDDRVRAVVLTGSGDRAFCTGFDRDARVPQPASPYMQDDPLLRIGPKSNDLWKPVVAAVSGMACGGAFYLLGEVEFVVADTTAVFFDPHTTYGMVAAYEAMLAALRMPYGEAARMMLMGTAERLSAPRAHHVGLVSELTAPGRAVDAAVDRARVLAESPPAAVQGTVRALWATREAVRDAAFAQAPHLIALGNLPAEDQARLFAERRRRRHRVR
- a CDS encoding TetR family transcriptional regulator — translated: MRTVDGRVAGRRGQATRQKLLDCLSEMLGSSPYRDVKVIDVARRAGTSPATFYQYFPDVEGAVLEIAGDMAAEGAGLTELLEGRSWSGKAGWETAQDLVDGFMDFWKRNEAILRVVDLGAAEGDKRFYKLRMKILNSVNNSLADSVAELQAKGRVDKSVNPAAVAGSLVAMLAAVASHQKGFTSWGVKQAELKPNLALLVHLGVTGRKPTR
- a CDS encoding VOC family protein, whose translation is MAENWASADPEGAPCWVEAQIPDVEAGKRFYGALFGWSFGATDHGGWWARLGGAPVAALTGKTDGRMPTAWTVYLRTPDAVALVGRVRDRGGRVVVPPRSVPGLGGAALVADPQGAVFGLWQPAGHPGFARGGEPGAFGWAELYTTDTEAADAFYGGLFPAALFGSGVDPCLGRVALSEVFPEEMPAHFLVHFEVADGEAALAAVTRLGGRVRVPPFETSYGGVAVVADDQGASFALLQR